Proteins from one Limanda limanda chromosome 4, fLimLim1.1, whole genome shotgun sequence genomic window:
- the LOC132999597 gene encoding store-operated calcium entry regulator STIMATE-like isoform X3, producing MAAVIGVHMQSQLGDVALAGPGGAGLPAGSLTNTSASTSPTPATDGGRCENGALMDSFGIFLQGLLAMMAFSTLMLKRFREPKRERRPWRIWFLDTSKQAIGMLFIHFANVYLSGLTEEDPCSLYLINFLLDASLGMLLIYAGVRAVSAVVEWRQWESLRFGEYGEPVQCTAWLGQCILYILIMMFEKVLIMLVLLIPQWKKLALLNPIQNPDLELAIVMLIVPFFVNALMFWVVDNFLMKKHRTKAKLEEREEDPRGNSKVRYRRALSHDDSESEIIFSADDEMDESDEDDVRRLSGLKTVKKKKLRMGIPPGEVKKKKRPPMKEEDLKGARSKLGLKGEVKSKTYEVMAECERMGKVAPSVFSGVGSGTETALQRPTAAKAPGASVFSK from the exons ATGGCGGCTGTTATTGGGGTCCACATGCAGTCCCAGCTCGGGGACGTGGCGCTGGCGGGTCCCGGGGGAGCGGGGCTGCCCGCCGGGTCCCTCACCAACACCTCGGCGTCTACCAGCCCGACGCCGGCCACCGATGGTGGAAGGTGTGAGAACGGTGCCCTCATGGACTCCTTTGGGATCTTCCTACAGGGACTTTTGGCCATGATGGCTTTCAGCACGCTGATGT TGAAACGCTTCCGGGAGCCAAAACGTGAAAGGAGACCCTGGAGGATCTG GTTCCTGGATACCTCAAAACAGGCCATAGGAATGTTATTCATTCACTTCGCTAATGTCTACTTGTCAGGCCTCACAGAGGAGGACCCCTGCTCACT ATACCTCATTAACTTCCTGTTAGATGCCTCTCTGGGCATGTTGCTGATCTATGCTGGGGTGAGAGCTGTCAGTGCTGTAGTAGAGTGGAGGCAGTGGGAGTCTCTGCGTTTCGGAGAATATG gagagcCAGTGCAGTGCACAGCGTGGTTGGGCCAGTGTATCCTCTATATCCTCATCATGATGTTTGAGAAAGTCCTCATCATGCTGGTCCTCCTCATACCCCAGTGGAAAAAG CTGGCTCTCCTGAACCCCATACAGAATCCTGACCTGGAACTGGCCATCGTTATGCTCATCGTTCCGTTCTTCGTCAAC GCCCTCATGTTCTGGGTGGTAGATAATTTTCTAATGAAGAAGCACAGGACAAAAGcaaagctggaggagagagaggaggacccTCGGGGGAACAGTAAGGTTCGCTACAGACGAGCTCTGTCTCATGATGACTCAGAGTCAGAG ATCATTTTCTCAGCAGATGATGAAATGGATGAGTCAGACGAGGATGATGTTCGTCGGTTAAGTGGCCTGAagacagtgaagaagaagaagcttcgcATGGGGATCCCT CCAGgcgaggtgaagaagaagaagcgtcCCCCTATGAAGGAGGAGGACCTGAAAGGAGCCCGCAGTAAACTGGGACTGAAGGGCGAGGTGAAGAGTAAGACCTATGAGGTCATGGCAGAGTGTG AGCGTATGGGCAAAGTGGCTCCGTCTGTATTCAGCGGAGTGGGGTCGGGGACGGAGACGGCCCTGCAAAGGCCGACTGCTGCCAAAGCTCCAGGAGCCAGTGTGTTCagcaaatag
- the LOC132999597 gene encoding store-operated calcium entry regulator STIMATE-like isoform X1: MAAVIGVHMQSQLGDVALAGPGGAGLPAGSLTNTSASTSPTPATDGGRCENGALMDSFGIFLQGLLAMMAFSTLMLKRFREPKRERRPWRIWFLDTSKQAIGMLFIHFANVYLSGLTEEDPCSLYLINFLLDASLGMLLIYAGVRAVSAVVEWRQWESLRFGEYGEPVQCTAWLGQCILYILIMMFEKVLIMLVLLIPQWKKLALLNPIQNPDLELAIVMLIVPFFVNALMFWVVDNFLMKKHRTKAKLEEREEDPRGNSKVRYRRALSHDDSESEIIFSADDEMDESDEDDVRRLSGLKTVKKKKLRMGIPV; encoded by the exons ATGGCGGCTGTTATTGGGGTCCACATGCAGTCCCAGCTCGGGGACGTGGCGCTGGCGGGTCCCGGGGGAGCGGGGCTGCCCGCCGGGTCCCTCACCAACACCTCGGCGTCTACCAGCCCGACGCCGGCCACCGATGGTGGAAGGTGTGAGAACGGTGCCCTCATGGACTCCTTTGGGATCTTCCTACAGGGACTTTTGGCCATGATGGCTTTCAGCACGCTGATGT TGAAACGCTTCCGGGAGCCAAAACGTGAAAGGAGACCCTGGAGGATCTG GTTCCTGGATACCTCAAAACAGGCCATAGGAATGTTATTCATTCACTTCGCTAATGTCTACTTGTCAGGCCTCACAGAGGAGGACCCCTGCTCACT ATACCTCATTAACTTCCTGTTAGATGCCTCTCTGGGCATGTTGCTGATCTATGCTGGGGTGAGAGCTGTCAGTGCTGTAGTAGAGTGGAGGCAGTGGGAGTCTCTGCGTTTCGGAGAATATG gagagcCAGTGCAGTGCACAGCGTGGTTGGGCCAGTGTATCCTCTATATCCTCATCATGATGTTTGAGAAAGTCCTCATCATGCTGGTCCTCCTCATACCCCAGTGGAAAAAG CTGGCTCTCCTGAACCCCATACAGAATCCTGACCTGGAACTGGCCATCGTTATGCTCATCGTTCCGTTCTTCGTCAAC GCCCTCATGTTCTGGGTGGTAGATAATTTTCTAATGAAGAAGCACAGGACAAAAGcaaagctggaggagagagaggaggacccTCGGGGGAACAGTAAGGTTCGCTACAGACGAGCTCTGTCTCATGATGACTCAGAGTCAGAG ATCATTTTCTCAGCAGATGATGAAATGGATGAGTCAGACGAGGATGATGTTCGTCGGTTAAGTGGCCTGAagacagtgaagaagaagaagcttcgcATGGGGATCCCTGTTTGA
- the LOC132999597 gene encoding musculoskeletal embryonic nuclear protein 1-like isoform X2, producing MSQPGEVKKKKRPPMKEEDLKGARSKLGLKGEVKSKTYEVMAECERMGKVAPSVFSGVGSGTETALQRPTAAKAPGASVFSK from the exons ATGTCCCAG CCAGgcgaggtgaagaagaagaagcgtcCCCCTATGAAGGAGGAGGACCTGAAAGGAGCCCGCAGTAAACTGGGACTGAAGGGCGAGGTGAAGAGTAAGACCTATGAGGTCATGGCAGAGTGTG AGCGTATGGGCAAAGTGGCTCCGTCTGTATTCAGCGGAGTGGGGTCGGGGACGGAGACGGCCCTGCAAAGGCCGACTGCTGCCAAAGCTCCAGGAGCCAGTGTGTTCagcaaatag